A region of Pontiella agarivorans DNA encodes the following proteins:
- a CDS encoding amylo-alpha-1,6-glucosidase translates to MDHLIQHPAPGEHTIHFRGDTVTFTLTNHTGRKGKAWLRANIGHAHTRHTEIIMHAEQGLPPLSRDWHDFPMKAEGENRFTLTLPLLGVGRFEAKAYFIETGTKKICWPDGGNSVLKVEPAETCAGNTMYTAFVRQFGEAKYKGAIDSRDEHAIHQLDQAGYTVIPKAGKFRDLIHELDFIVGTLRCKIVQLLPVHPTPTTYGRMGRFGSAFAPLDLFDVDPVHAEFDKQTTPLEQFEELVDEVHKRKARLYMDMPINHTGWGSWLQINHPDWFERKENGKFKSPGAWGDVWADLVELNHEHRALWKELAEVFLFWCRKGVDGYRCDAGYMVPFEAWQYIIAKVRMEYPDTIFMLEGLGGHKHVTEHLLADSGMNWAYSEIFQNYDQGQVDGYLPESIRVSESKGNLIHFAETHDNARLAAVSHTFARLRAAFCALTAHNGAFGFANGVEWYADTQINVHNAHSLNWGAEPNMIDWIRRIHAIMETHPSFHSGGKVEMITKNYHNSAAVLRTDVTGEHRLLVLANLNHEGNGFVEWQHDLSAFKADLMSAAAVTHNGSSFVLQPGQVLCLTDNPTWMDDVSQILHLPYTGTRAAEQQLLKAKIMDVFVLLTESSLKSGGTTYVPQASFPPNSAEFIENPKTFCEELAGGKPIVTTWQWPRDQHRTVMLPPDHFLLVKAPVGFIAEIKDKNGKTLAHEKSLTQPDGGTFALFQALEMPEQHTALKLKLTVFEDQIQKIHAPLLQLCAEKNAKVITTCKAGTIHDKDRYAVCTNEHGALSQVRVAWGELRSKYDGLLIANLDPEVPVDRHTMFSRCRAWVVFRDYSNELTLDCQKRFSVADDGTVIWDFAVPVGEGKLIPLKAALQLHPDTNAVKLSFVREPAGGDPEHLADRLPVTLILRPDIEDRNNHEVTKAMYGPEKNWPGAVQPLENGFEFAPAHDRRLKLELKKGEFHPEEEWYYMIQHPVDRERGIDGEGDLWSPGYFRIDLKGKQTAELTASINKVPTFGKPTLAVKQETISIEDSMKLAMKQFIVKRDDFQTVIAGYPWFLDWGRDTLICLRGIIAAGFLEEAQNILLQFAKYEKGGTIPNMIRGNDDNNRETSDAPLWLFVACDELMQAQGNKKLLKTDCGDGRSVKEVLIALANGLMKGTENGIQFDARSGLIFSPSHYTWMDTNYPAGTPRTGYPIEIQAMWKYALNMLAKLEKSKNWNNLALLVEKSISELFLIEADDFTYLADCLSAEPGESAFDAEQDDALRSNQLLAVTLGAVTDSDLCKHIIEACEQLLIPGAIRSLADRPVQHPCPVYNDGHLLNDPQRPYWGHYSGDEDTRRKPAYHNGTAWTWPFPSYAEALVMVYGDDARKTAQSILGSSSDVLNHGCLRQSPEVIDGNHPHTQRGCGAQAWGVTELYRVIKLLKT, encoded by the coding sequence ATGGACCATCTGATTCAACACCCCGCGCCGGGTGAACACACGATCCACTTCCGCGGCGACACCGTCACGTTCACCCTCACCAACCACACGGGCAGAAAAGGCAAAGCCTGGCTGCGTGCCAACATCGGCCATGCTCACACTCGCCACACCGAGATCATCATGCACGCCGAGCAGGGGCTTCCGCCGCTCTCGCGCGACTGGCATGATTTCCCGATGAAGGCCGAAGGCGAAAACCGGTTCACTCTCACCCTGCCCCTGCTCGGCGTCGGACGGTTTGAAGCCAAGGCCTACTTTATTGAAACCGGAACCAAAAAGATCTGCTGGCCCGACGGCGGCAACTCGGTGCTGAAAGTGGAACCCGCCGAAACCTGCGCCGGCAACACAATGTACACCGCCTTTGTCCGCCAGTTCGGCGAAGCCAAATATAAAGGGGCCATCGACTCGCGCGATGAACATGCCATCCACCAGCTGGATCAGGCGGGCTATACGGTTATTCCAAAGGCTGGAAAGTTCCGCGATCTGATCCACGAACTCGATTTTATTGTCGGTACGCTGCGCTGCAAAATTGTGCAGTTGCTCCCCGTTCACCCCACCCCGACAACGTATGGCCGCATGGGCCGATTCGGCAGTGCCTTTGCACCGCTCGACCTGTTTGACGTCGATCCGGTCCACGCCGAATTTGACAAACAAACCACCCCGCTTGAGCAGTTTGAAGAACTTGTCGACGAAGTGCACAAACGCAAGGCTCGGCTCTATATGGACATGCCGATCAACCACACCGGCTGGGGCTCATGGCTGCAGATCAACCATCCCGACTGGTTTGAGCGGAAGGAAAACGGCAAATTTAAATCGCCCGGTGCCTGGGGCGATGTCTGGGCCGACCTGGTAGAGCTCAACCACGAACACCGCGCACTTTGGAAAGAGCTCGCCGAGGTTTTTCTTTTCTGGTGCCGCAAGGGCGTTGACGGCTACCGCTGCGACGCGGGCTATATGGTTCCATTCGAAGCCTGGCAGTACATCATTGCCAAGGTCCGCATGGAGTATCCCGACACCATCTTCATGCTCGAAGGACTCGGCGGCCATAAACATGTGACCGAACATCTGCTGGCCGACTCCGGCATGAACTGGGCCTATTCTGAAATCTTTCAGAACTATGACCAGGGGCAGGTCGACGGCTATCTGCCGGAATCGATCCGCGTGTCGGAGAGCAAAGGCAACCTGATCCACTTTGCGGAAACACACGACAATGCCCGCCTCGCCGCCGTCTCGCATACCTTTGCACGGCTTCGTGCGGCTTTCTGCGCGCTGACTGCCCACAACGGCGCGTTCGGTTTTGCCAACGGGGTTGAATGGTACGCGGATACGCAGATCAATGTGCACAACGCCCATTCGCTGAACTGGGGTGCGGAACCGAACATGATCGACTGGATACGCCGCATCCACGCCATCATGGAAACCCACCCGTCATTCCATTCCGGCGGAAAGGTGGAAATGATCACCAAAAACTATCACAACTCCGCAGCCGTTCTGCGCACCGACGTCACCGGCGAACACCGTCTGCTGGTTCTGGCCAATCTGAATCATGAAGGTAACGGTTTCGTGGAATGGCAGCATGATTTAAGCGCATTTAAAGCCGACCTGATGTCTGCCGCTGCGGTGACCCACAACGGATCCTCTTTTGTGCTACAACCCGGCCAGGTGCTCTGCCTGACGGATAATCCAACCTGGATGGACGATGTTTCCCAAATACTCCACCTCCCCTATACAGGAACCAGGGCGGCGGAACAGCAATTGCTGAAAGCCAAAATTATGGATGTATTCGTTCTATTAACAGAAAGTTCGCTGAAATCGGGCGGCACCACTTATGTGCCGCAGGCTTCCTTCCCGCCGAACTCCGCTGAGTTCATTGAAAACCCCAAAACATTCTGCGAAGAGCTGGCGGGCGGGAAACCGATTGTCACCACCTGGCAGTGGCCGCGCGACCAGCATCGCACCGTCATGCTGCCGCCGGATCATTTTCTGCTGGTCAAAGCGCCGGTCGGTTTCATTGCCGAGATCAAAGATAAAAATGGGAAAACGCTGGCGCATGAAAAATCGCTGACGCAGCCGGACGGCGGAACTTTTGCCCTTTTCCAAGCCCTGGAAATGCCGGAGCAGCATACCGCCTTGAAGCTGAAGCTGACCGTCTTTGAAGATCAGATTCAGAAGATCCATGCACCCCTCTTGCAACTCTGCGCTGAAAAAAATGCAAAAGTGATCACGACCTGTAAAGCGGGGACGATTCACGATAAAGACCGCTATGCCGTCTGTACCAACGAGCACGGCGCGCTGTCGCAGGTGCGCGTCGCCTGGGGCGAACTGCGCAGCAAATACGACGGTCTGCTCATCGCTAACCTCGACCCGGAAGTGCCGGTGGACCGGCATACCATGTTCTCACGCTGCCGTGCGTGGGTGGTCTTCCGCGATTATTCCAACGAACTGACTCTCGACTGTCAGAAACGCTTTTCCGTGGCCGACGACGGCACGGTGATCTGGGACTTTGCAGTCCCGGTCGGGGAAGGGAAACTGATCCCGCTCAAGGCCGCCCTGCAACTGCATCCGGATACCAATGCCGTCAAACTGAGCTTCGTGCGCGAACCCGCCGGCGGCGATCCGGAACACCTCGCGGACCGGCTGCCGGTCACCCTGATCCTGCGGCCGGATATTGAAGACCGCAACAACCACGAAGTCACCAAGGCCATGTACGGCCCGGAAAAAAACTGGCCCGGTGCCGTCCAGCCGCTGGAAAACGGTTTTGAATTTGCTCCGGCCCACGACCGCCGCCTGAAACTGGAACTGAAAAAGGGCGAATTCCATCCCGAGGAGGAGTGGTATTACATGATTCAGCATCCCGTCGACCGCGAGCGCGGCATTGACGGCGAGGGTGATCTCTGGAGCCCGGGCTATTTCCGGATCGACCTCAAAGGCAAACAGACGGCAGAACTGACCGCATCGATCAACAAGGTTCCAACCTTTGGAAAACCGACGCTGGCGGTGAAACAGGAAACGATCTCCATCGAGGATTCGATGAAGCTCGCTATGAAACAGTTTATTGTGAAGCGGGATGACTTCCAGACCGTGATTGCCGGCTATCCCTGGTTCCTCGACTGGGGCCGCGATACGCTGATCTGCCTGCGCGGCATCATTGCCGCCGGCTTCCTGGAAGAGGCGCAGAATATCCTGCTGCAGTTCGCCAAGTATGAAAAGGGCGGTACCATCCCGAACATGATCCGCGGCAACGACGACAACAACCGCGAAACCTCCGATGCCCCGCTCTGGCTCTTTGTCGCCTGCGATGAACTGATGCAGGCGCAGGGGAATAAAAAACTGCTGAAGACCGACTGCGGGGACGGCCGCTCGGTGAAAGAGGTGCTGATTGCGCTGGCGAACGGCCTGATGAAAGGCACCGAAAACGGCATTCAGTTTGATGCCCGATCGGGCCTGATTTTCAGTCCGTCGCACTATACCTGGATGGATACCAACTACCCGGCCGGCACCCCGCGCACGGGCTATCCGATCGAAATTCAAGCCATGTGGAAATATGCCCTGAATATGCTGGCAAAACTGGAAAAATCCAAGAATTGGAACAATCTGGCCCTGCTGGTGGAAAAATCCATTTCGGAACTGTTTTTGATCGAAGCCGATGATTTCACCTATCTGGCCGACTGCCTCTCCGCCGAACCGGGCGAAAGTGCCTTTGATGCAGAACAGGATGATGCCCTGCGCTCCAACCAGCTGCTGGCGGTTACCCTCGGGGCCGTGACGGATTCCGATCTCTGCAAACATATTATTGAAGCATGCGAACAGTTGCTGATCCCCGGCGCGATTCGCAGTCTGGCGGACCGGCCGGTGCAACATCCCTGCCCCGTGTATAACGACGGTCATCTACTGAATGATCCGCAACGTCCGTACTGGGGACATTATTCCGGTGACGAAGATACCCGCCGAAAACCGGCCTATCACAACGGCACCGCCTGGACCTGGCCCTTCCCGTCCTATGCCGAAGCACTGGTGATGGTCTATGGCGACGACGCCCGCAAGACCGCCCAGTCCATTCTGGGCAGCTCCTCCGACGTGCTGAACCACGGCTGCCTGCGCCAGAGCCCGGAGGTGATCGACGGAAACCATCCGCATACCCAACGCGGCTGCGGCGCTCAAGCCTGGGGGGTCACAGAGCTCTATCGCGTCATCAAGCTGTTAAAGACCTGA